The Nitrospira sp. sequence ACGATGGACTCGGTCATTCTTTTGGAAAGGAATCATAAGTTACTGAAATAATAGATTACTTTTTACTTTCTATTTTCTGAATTTTAGGTCATCAGGAAGACATGATGAGTAGTTATAGTATCACTGCTGGACTGCGCAGGGCTGAGCCGTAGAGCAGACTATACGAATATAGTTTGTAATATTAGGTATTTATGGATTCGAGTGTCGACCAGTTTTGGTGCGTTACCTGAACGTAACATTGTAGAATTGGTAACCCTTGTTTTTATTCAGATCGCATTGGATTCCTCGCTTGACAGTGTACTGAGAGGCCAGTACACTCCGCTCCTCAAGCCTCTCGAGCGGGAATAGCTCAGTGGTAGAGCATCGCCTTGCCAAGGCGAGGGTCGAGGGTTCAAATCCCTTTTCCCGCTCCAACATCCAAGTTCAATTGATTTGAACCCTCGACAAGGGGTGCCGAGGGGGGTGTGCCCACTTCGCGGGGAGCATGCGAGGGGGCTGGCCCCCTCTGCAGGAGTCAGCGAGACATGCTTCAGGGTTGAGCTGACGACGGAGAGCGGTTCAAATCCCTTTTCCCGTTCCAAGCACCCTTACAACTTCGCGCCGGATTTGAACCCATCACAAGCCTTGCACCTTCGCACTTGGAAAAGAGCGAACAGGTTGTCGCGTTCTCAGTTTCTTAGGGTTTTGGTAAGGCTATTAGGTGGCGAAGGTTATTTTCCGCTCGTCGCAGCTCTTCTGTGGTCAACAGTGCCCGACCAAATCGTGTTCGGCAATACAGTTCTGTAATAAGCGCGACGGCTGAATCCGCTTCGCTCCATTTCGCTTGAGCAATTCGAACAAATTCGAGGGGTCCCATGGTAGTTGGCTTCGAAATGCCTTTCCCGGCGAGATGCTTGATCATTTGTCTGTAGAGCTGCACGATGGCCTGCTCGTCGCGCGTTGTCTTTTTCCGGGCCCTTCCACTTACCCATGGCCGCTTCATGCCGAACCACAACAAAATTGCAAATCCAATCAGTATGAAACTCAGCAATTTCCCCGAAGGGTGCATGGTTCCCTTGACCACGTATTCGGTCATTCCCCTGGCTAGATTCATGAATGGGCTGAAGAGTGCCGTCATGGAATCGAAGGCCTTATTTCTGACCGATGTACCTCCGGCTTTCAATTCTCGAACAACAGCAAGCTGATCCGCTGCGCTGTACTGCACAAAAAACCGGCTCCAGTGGAGCCGAATGCTGTCCATCATTCGTCCCACAGCTTGCCACGCCGGGTACTCACTGCCGACGTTTTCGATTAACGAAGGGGTCGGATCCATCATGATCCACCCGGAATTGGGCAGATGCACTTCGACCCACGCATGGGCGTCCTGCTGCCTTACCAAATAGTAATTTCCATACTCGTTCCATTCCGTAGCCAGGAACCCCGTCACGAGGCGCGCGGGTATTCCGATGGTCCTGAGCATGATTACCATGGCCGTCGCATAGTGTTCGCAATAACCGGTCTTGCGGGAGAAGAGAAATTCCTCAAGAGGTTGGTCCTGTTCCGCAAGGGGCGCCTCAAGACTGTAGCGATAGTTCTGCGTCAGGTATGTTTGAATTGCAGCGGTTTTTTCATAGAGGCTACGTTGCGTTTGCGTGATGTCTCGCGCCAAGGCACCGATCCGCTCGGAATAGGTGGGGAGTTGTAAGAAATGTCGGGCAAATGATTCGGAGTATTGACCCGGTTCGGAACCCAGGTCTACCGGCAACACAGGATTGGATCGAGAAACGACCGTGTATTCGATCCGTGAGGAACTGGGAAACGGCAGATAGACTGAACCGATGAGATCGGACTGGACGGTCGGAAACTTTCCGTTGACGCTCTCAATGAAAGGCGCTCCGAAGAGGACCGGGGTGTCCAGCGGTTCGAGGAGGATCTTCTGGTGAACGACCTCCCCGAAGCGGGACGGGAGAGAAGATCGGCTGCCTCGGACAACGAATGTACCTGCAGCCTCTTCGTGTAGGTTTCTCCGATAATTCAGCTTGTTCGTCCATCTTTGACCGTCGTACCTATCAAACGCGACCCCTCGAACGTACAGCCTGTCCGTTTCGTGCGGCGAGCGATCGATCAATTCGACCCGCATGACAACGCTGGGATCTCGTTTGATGGGTCCTATGGCTCCTAAGTCCACCGTGTCGGAGAAACCTGACGTCCGAATGTTCTCACCGAAGCCTTTCTGATAAAACCCCGCGCTGACTCGCGGGATTGTGAAGAAAATCACCAAGGTCATCCCAAAGGTGGCCAGCGCCAATCCATTCGCAAACCAGAAGAGTTGTGGAGTGACCCGACAGAGAGACTCCGGTTGTTCCTGCCGAATCTGGTCCGACATTCCGAAGCCCATCATTCCCTCGGATCGTTTGGTGAGCTGGAACAGAAGGAGCGTCCAAACTCCGGTAATAAGATAGAGTAGGAAAATCGGGAGATACCAGAGATCCGTCGTCAGAGACCCAGATGCGAGGATTGCCACAAGACTGATGGCATAGAGATGCAGATAGTCCCGACGAAGCTTGAGGTTGAACAGCTTGATGATCATGAGGATCATGAGGAAGTGAATTCCCGCGGGCAGGAGCTCACCAGAAACCCACAACATGTCCACCCAGAATCCAAGAAAGCCGACGATCACAAGCAGATTCCATCCGGTGGTCGAGAAGGGAGTGCGCGTTGCAAGATTTTCAATCGATCCAACTCTTAAGTTCCTCGAGAGCACCAGGATCAGGGAAGCCCCGGCCAGCGCCGCCAGCCATCCAGGCAAACCGGCTCCGAGCGTCAACCCTATGAAGGACGCCGATGCCAGCAGAATCGACGTGAGTCGAAGGGCCTGATCAAAGGACATGTGAAACTCCACCCACCATTTCTCCGTTGATCAGAAGGGTAAGGTCCTCTGCCTTGACATCCTCTGGTCCGCGCCATGACCGCACCACAATCAGGGTCCCCCCTTCGACTTCTGGACAGTCGGCGCCCAGTCCTTCAGATAGTACGAACTGTGTAGTTGGAGCGCGTCGTTCACAGAGGGCGAGCATGCGCAGGAGTTCGAAGTAGTGGGCTTCCCCCTGGCCAAACGAAGAGCGCGATGTCCCGAGAAGCAATTGGAAGAGATAGCCTCGATGTGCCAGGTAGTGAACGATGGAGGCGGTCAGGGATACTGCTCGTTCAAACAAGGCGTCATGGCTGACCGGAGCAATGGTCGGCAAATGAACGACGGCTCGGCGTTGGTCTTCGGCCTCAGTTTCTCGAACCGTCAATTGCGAGGTCCGTGCCGTCGTCGGCCAATGAATACTTCGCGAGTCATCCCCGGCCTGATACAGCCGTAGATTATACAAATCGTTGCCATGGCCTCGTCGATAGACGCTTTGCTCTTGCCCCGTGACGTGAAGACCTCGTAACAGAGTGTCTTCAAGCGGTTTGATCTCCGGACAGGCGACGGCTGTCCCTTCGACTTGATAGAAGGCCTTTTTCATGAAGAGTCCGAAGGGAAACTCCGTGGCGATGCGCACGCCCTCCAATTGGAGCTTCCCGCGGCGCGTGGCAATCAAGGGATACGACAACAGGCGGCTGCCGCCTGGAGGAAGTTGGGAAACGTCGACCCCGCGATCCAGATCGCGACCATCGCTGACGTCAAATACCTTCAATGAAAAGCTGGGGAGCCTCGATTTGCGGTTCTTCACCACCAGGGTCGCTGTGACGGGCTCGTTCACAAAGAGCAGATCGGGAAGATGGCGGTGGAATTCCAGCCGCCGGAGGCAGTATTCCGCCACGATTCCTGAGACCAAAATGAGGCTCAGCATCATGGCCAGCAGAAGATAGAAGAGGTTGTTACCCGTATTTATGGCAGCCGCGCCAATGGCGAGGGTGAAGATCAGGAACTGAATGCCCACTGAGGTCACGCGTGTTGAGCGGTGGCGAAACATCCGCCGAACGAAGGAAGGAGATTGAAAAGGCATGTGCCATTCGCTCCACGCCGGCCGGCAGACTTCAGGCGAGACCTAGACCGGAACAGGAATCGACTCGACCAAATCCTGGATGATCCGCTCGGCCTGCTCAAAACTTCGTTGGTGCAGACTCTGCGTGCGCGCAACCATGATGCGGTGAGACAACACGATGGGGGCAAGCTCCTTGACATCATCCGGCACACAATAGGTCCGACCGCGAACGAGCGACAATGCCTTAGCAGCCCGGCTCAGCGCCAACGCTCCTCGTGTGCTCACCCCCAAAGACAGCAGGTCCGACTGCCTGGTGCTCTGGACAACAGCCAGGAGGTAGTCCGTGATGCTCTCCTCCATGAGCACCCGATCGACCTGCTCCTGGAGCAGAAGGACATCCTGTGCCGTGATCAGCGGTTGGAGCTCCTCAGCCGGGTGGAGGGATTGCGCTCGATCAAGGACCTTCTTTTCCTCTTCGTGCGATGGGTAGCCGATGCGAAGCCGCATCAAGAACCGATCGAGCTGTGACTCGGGGAGTGGAAAG is a genomic window containing:
- a CDS encoding DUF58 domain-containing protein, yielding MPFQSPSFVRRMFRHRSTRVTSVGIQFLIFTLAIGAAAINTGNNLFYLLLAMMLSLILVSGIVAEYCLRRLEFHRHLPDLLFVNEPVTATLVVKNRKSRLPSFSLKVFDVSDGRDLDRGVDVSQLPPGGSRLLSYPLIATRRGKLQLEGVRIATEFPFGLFMKKAFYQVEGTAVACPEIKPLEDTLLRGLHVTGQEQSVYRRGHGNDLYNLRLYQAGDDSRSIHWPTTARTSQLTVRETEAEDQRRAVVHLPTIAPVSHDALFERAVSLTASIVHYLAHRGYLFQLLLGTSRSSFGQGEAHYFELLRMLALCERRAPTTQFVLSEGLGADCPEVEGGTLIVVRSWRGPEDVKAEDLTLLINGEMVGGVSHVL
- a CDS encoding MoxR family ATPase, encoding MNSTQTIQAIQENIARVIKGKPHVIEMSIVALLARGHLLIEDVPGVGKTTLAHSLARSLDCSFKRIQFTSDLLPSDIVGVSIFNRQKQAFEFIPGPIFANVVLADEINRTTPKTQSSLLEAMSEAQISFDNKTYPLSQPFMVIATQNPAEYHGTFPLPESQLDRFLMRLRIGYPSHEEEKKVLDRAQSLHPAEELQPLITAQDVLLLQEQVDRVLMEESITDYLLAVVQSTRQSDLLSLGVSTRGALALSRAAKALSLVRGRTYCVPDDVKELAPIVLSHRIMVARTQSLHQRSFEQAERIIQDLVESIPVPV
- a CDS encoding DUF3488 domain-containing protein — translated: MSFDQALRLTSILLASASFIGLTLGAGLPGWLAALAGASLILVLSRNLRVGSIENLATRTPFSTTGWNLLVIVGFLGFWVDMLWVSGELLPAGIHFLMILMIIKLFNLKLRRDYLHLYAISLVAILASGSLTTDLWYLPIFLLYLITGVWTLLLFQLTKRSEGMMGFGMSDQIRQEQPESLCRVTPQLFWFANGLALATFGMTLVIFFTIPRVSAGFYQKGFGENIRTSGFSDTVDLGAIGPIKRDPSVVMRVELIDRSPHETDRLYVRGVAFDRYDGQRWTNKLNYRRNLHEEAAGTFVVRGSRSSLPSRFGEVVHQKILLEPLDTPVLFGAPFIESVNGKFPTVQSDLIGSVYLPFPSSSRIEYTVVSRSNPVLPVDLGSEPGQYSESFARHFLQLPTYSERIGALARDITQTQRSLYEKTAAIQTYLTQNYRYSLEAPLAEQDQPLEEFLFSRKTGYCEHYATAMVIMLRTIGIPARLVTGFLATEWNEYGNYYLVRQQDAHAWVEVHLPNSGWIMMDPTPSLIENVGSEYPAWQAVGRMMDSIRLHWSRFFVQYSAADQLAVVRELKAGGTSVRNKAFDSMTALFSPFMNLARGMTEYVVKGTMHPSGKLLSFILIGFAILLWFGMKRPWVSGRARKKTTRDEQAIVQLYRQMIKHLAGKGISKPTTMGPLEFVRIAQAKWSEADSAVALITELYCRTRFGRALLTTEELRRAENNLRHLIALPKP